One Prodigiosinella aquatilis DNA window includes the following coding sequences:
- the fur gene encoding ferric iron uptake transcriptional regulator has protein sequence MTDNNTALKKAGLKVTLPRLKILEVLQDPTCHHVSAEDLYKKLIDMGEEIGLATVYRVLNQFDDAGIVTRHNFEGGKSVFELTQQHHHDHLICLDCGRVIEFRDEFIEARQREIAEKHGIKLTNHSLYLYGHCTDGNCREDESIHDER, from the coding sequence GAAAGTAACACTCCCAAGACTCAAAATTCTGGAAGTGTTACAGGACCCTACATGCCACCATGTCAGCGCGGAAGACTTATACAAAAAGCTGATTGATATGGGTGAAGAAATTGGTTTGGCTACAGTTTATCGTGTACTTAACCAGTTCGACGATGCGGGTATTGTGACCCGTCATAACTTTGAAGGCGGAAAATCTGTCTTTGAATTGACCCAACAGCACCATCATGACCATCTGATCTGCCTGGATTGTGGCCGCGTCATTGAATTTCGTGATGAATTCATTGAAGCCCGCCAACGTGAAATCGCTGAAAAACATGGTATAAAACTTACCAATCACAGCTTATATCTGTATGGCCACTGTACCGATGGTAATTGCCGTGAAGATGAAAGTATTCACGACGAACGATAA
- the glnS gene encoding glutamine--tRNA ligase, with protein MSEAEARPTNFIRQIIDEDLASGKHDHIQTRFPPEPNGYLHIGHAKSICLNFGIADDYNGQCNLRFDDTNPVKEDIEYVESIKHDVQWLGFSWSGDIHYSSDYFDQLHLYAVELISKGLAYVDELTPEQIREYRGTLTSPGRNSPHRDRSVQENLTLFEKMRNGGFAEGMACLRAKIDMASPFIVMRDPVLYRIKFAEHHQTGNKWCIYPMYDFTHCISDAVEGVTHSLCTLEFQDNRRLYDWVLDNITIPCHPRQYEFSRLNLEYAVMSKRKLNQLVTEQVVEGWDDPRMPTISGLRRRGYTASSIREFCRRIGVTKQDNNVEMAALESCIRDDLNDNAPRAMAVLNPVKVVIENLPMDHEEWVTMPHHPNKPEMGSRQVAFSREVYIDRADFREEANKQYKRLVLGKEVRLRNAYVIRAEHIEKDEQGVITTIYCRYDPETLSKDPSDGRKVKGVIHWVSAVHAIPAEFRLYDRLFSVPNPGAAEDVLSTINPDSLIIEHGFVEASLANAKAEKAYQFEREGYFCADRVYSSTENLVFNRTVGLRDTWVG; from the coding sequence ATGAGTGAGGCTGAAGCCCGCCCAACTAACTTTATCCGCCAGATTATCGATGAAGATCTGGCTTCCGGTAAGCATGATCATATTCAGACGCGTTTTCCTCCTGAGCCGAATGGTTATTTGCATATTGGTCACGCTAAATCGATCTGCCTGAATTTTGGTATTGCTGATGATTACAACGGCCAATGCAATTTGCGTTTTGATGATACCAATCCGGTAAAAGAAGATATCGAGTACGTTGAATCTATCAAGCATGATGTCCAGTGGCTGGGTTTTTCCTGGAGTGGTGACATACATTACTCCTCAGATTACTTTGACCAATTGCATCTTTATGCCGTCGAGTTGATTAGTAAAGGATTGGCGTATGTGGATGAGCTCACGCCTGAACAAATTCGTGAATACCGTGGTACGTTGACTTCACCGGGGAGAAACAGTCCTCATCGTGACCGCTCTGTGCAGGAAAACCTGACGTTGTTTGAAAAAATGCGCAACGGTGGTTTTGCCGAAGGTATGGCATGTCTGCGTGCAAAAATTGACATGGCATCACCATTTATCGTGATGCGTGATCCCGTGTTGTACCGGATTAAATTTGCTGAGCATCATCAAACCGGCAATAAATGGTGCATCTATCCGATGTATGACTTCACCCACTGCATCTCCGATGCAGTGGAAGGCGTAACACATTCGTTATGTACACTGGAGTTTCAGGACAATCGTCGTTTGTATGACTGGGTGCTTGATAATATCACTATCCCGTGTCACCCACGCCAGTACGAATTCTCGCGCTTGAATCTTGAATACGCTGTAATGTCCAAGCGTAAGTTGAATCAGTTGGTTACTGAACAGGTAGTGGAAGGTTGGGATGATCCGCGTATGCCGACGATTTCCGGACTACGCCGTCGTGGCTATACTGCTTCGTCTATCCGTGAATTTTGCCGTCGTATTGGTGTAACCAAACAAGATAACAATGTTGAAATGGCAGCGTTGGAATCTTGTATCCGTGACGATCTGAATGACAATGCGCCACGCGCAATGGCAGTGCTGAACCCGGTAAAAGTAGTGATCGAAAATCTGCCTATGGATCACGAAGAATGGGTAACGATGCCACATCATCCTAATAAACCGGAGATGGGCTCGCGTCAGGTGGCTTTTAGCCGTGAAGTTTATATCGATCGTGCCGACTTCCGCGAAGAAGCGAACAAGCAGTATAAACGTCTGGTATTGGGTAAAGAAGTTCGCCTGCGCAATGCCTATGTGATTAGGGCCGAGCATATTGAGAAAGATGAACAGGGTGTGATCACCACCATTTATTGTCGTTACGACCCCGAAACGTTGAGTAAAGATCCATCGGATGGACGTAAGGTAAAAGGGGTGATCCACTGGGTTTCTGCAGTACATGCTATTCCTGCAGAGTTTCGTCTGTATGATCGCTTGTTTAGTGTCCCGAATCCTGGGGCTGCAGAAGATGTCCTCTCTACTATTAATCCTGATTCGTTGATCATTGAGCATGGTTTTGTTGAGGCCAGTCTGGCTAATGCTAAAGCGGAAAAAGCCTATCAGTTTGAACGTGAAGGATATTTTTGCGCAGACCGCGTCTATTCCAGTACAGAAAATCTGGTATTTAACCGTACAGTAGGATTGCGAGATACCTGGGTTGGTTAA